The stretch of DNA TTAGAAATATTATTTTGTTTTTCGTATAAGTAAGCTAAATAATAATAAGAAGAAATAACAGACTCATCTTCATTTAATTTAGTAAAAATTTCGATGGCTTTTGTTAATTTAGCCTCAGATGTTTTAAATTCATTATTATCAAAATAATGAACTCCTAATTCATGTTCAAAAGTAGCAACCCACTCTTCAAGTTCTTTGGATTTTGCGATCTCAAGACCATTATTTAAGTACATTAAAAAGTCTTTTTCTTCTTTAGCTTGTTCTGCAGATAAAGCAGCGTTGTAATAAGCTTCTAATGTTTCATGGATATCATCTTGTTTTTCGAGTCCTGCAATGACTTCTTTCCATAAAGGCAAAGACTTGTCATGTTCCCCAATAATTCCATAGGAAAGAGCTAAGTGGTGTTTTGTTTCAAACAAATGAACAGCAAGATCTGCGCTAGAGGAAATTAATTTTAATGAAATAATTTCAAGAATTGGTACAGCTTTCCCATAATATTCATTTTCAAGTAAATCATTTACAGAAAGAATTAACGTTTCAACGCCTTGGCTATTAAAATTTGCAAGTTCTTCGCTGTTGTAGGTATGGCGTTGATATTTTTCAGGGTTTTCGTGTTCATGATTGCAGTGTGGTCCATGCTCATGATTATGATGGTCGTGAGTACAGTTTTCATGATCATGGTGGTCGTGTTCATGATGATCGTCATGATGGTGTCCACAATTCTTATGGTCATGGTGATCGTGGTCATGATGAGAGTGTTTTTTACTATCTGAATTTAATGATTTATCTTGAGATGTCATGGCAAGGTTTCCTTGTTAAATTAAATGGAATAAGAATTTTTGCTCCGCTCCCGTATGAAAGAGTACTTCAATAGAAAGAGCGTTACTAGCAATCAAGGTTAGTGTTAAGACAATATCTGAAAAAGGGGAAGAGTTTTTTAAATATAGTATAAATATTAATATGTTATATAGGGGTCATGAATTCTTTTCTCAGTTCGCAAGGTTCTTAACCGAAAGAGATAAGTTAGCAAATCCTAATCTTATATGGTAAAAATCCATTGAAACCAAGGAAGCTACAATGATCAAAGATTATTTTAATAAGATCAGGTTGCTTGTTCAAGACAAGTTTAAAATAT from Silvanigrella paludirubra encodes:
- a CDS encoding tetratricopeptide repeat protein codes for the protein MTSQDKSLNSDSKKHSHHDHDHHDHKNCGHHHDDHHEHDHHDHENCTHDHHNHEHGPHCNHEHENPEKYQRHTYNSEELANFNSQGVETLILSVNDLLENEYYGKAVPILEIISLKLISSSADLAVHLFETKHHLALSYGIIGEHDKSLPLWKEVIAGLEKQDDIHETLEAYYNAALSAEQAKEEKDFLMYLNNGLEIAKSKELEEWVATFEHELGVHYFDNNEFKTSEAKLTKAIEIFTKLNEDESVISSYYYLAYLYEKQNNISKAKETYEKGLKLSKEESIRDFVEYERSLIEERLSNLQNSQLQNKLLNF